One Candidatus Flexicrinis proximus DNA window includes the following coding sequences:
- a CDS encoding metallophosphoesterase family protein — MTRIAVLSDIHGNLPALEAAAADMQQFDVDQVVVNGDVINWGPFNREVMEFVLERRWTIVRGNNEYYMLDYDTPRQPVSWRAYSMPSWLHEQVRPFEHIIAGWPDTVQLRYRDAPPIRVFHGYPGNPWDAVHPFTPAETVREKFAAVTEDFVITAHSHLWLDDDFDRWHIFNPGTVGAPLDGIHGATYMVLDGQADGWKATFRRVDYDIAPVIAEFERQDFVARIGNGGKLIMKEFVTGTLWMYPFKIWQRQQYPDVFVRDIDITDALIAEFMECDVEQYMPPQYRRSNWRPMPVG, encoded by the coding sequence ATGACGCGTATTGCAGTGCTGTCGGACATTCACGGCAACCTTCCGGCGTTAGAGGCCGCGGCGGCTGATATGCAGCAGTTTGACGTCGATCAGGTCGTCGTCAATGGCGACGTCATTAACTGGGGGCCGTTCAACCGCGAGGTAATGGAATTCGTGCTTGAACGCCGCTGGACGATTGTGCGCGGAAACAACGAGTATTACATGCTGGATTACGATACGCCACGCCAGCCGGTATCGTGGCGCGCGTACTCGATGCCGTCGTGGCTGCATGAGCAGGTCAGACCGTTCGAACACATCATTGCGGGGTGGCCGGATACGGTACAGCTCAGGTACCGTGACGCGCCGCCGATACGCGTGTTCCACGGGTATCCCGGCAATCCATGGGATGCGGTTCACCCGTTTACGCCAGCCGAAACCGTGCGCGAGAAGTTCGCAGCGGTGACGGAGGATTTTGTTATCACCGCGCACAGCCACCTGTGGCTGGACGATGACTTCGACCGCTGGCATATCTTCAATCCTGGAACCGTGGGCGCGCCGCTAGATGGCATACACGGGGCGACGTATATGGTGCTTGATGGCCAAGCGGACGGCTGGAAAGCAACCTTCCGGCGTGTAGACTACGATATCGCCCCGGTTATCGCGGAGTTTGAACGGCAGGACTTTGTCGCGCGTATTGGAAACGGCGGCAAACTGATCATGAAGGAGTTTGTTACGGGTACGTTGTGGATGTATCCGTTCAAAATCTGGCAGCGGCAACAGTATCCAGACGTGTTCGTTCGCGACATCGACATCACCGACGCATTGATCGCGGAATTTATGGAGTGCGATGTTGAACAATATATGCCGCCCCAGTACCGCCGCTCGAATTGGCGTCCCATGCCGGTAGGGTGA
- a CDS encoding phospholipase — protein MSRKTRQQKSSGSPLLAAVTVILLAVAAVISQLTGVDIIGTLTGAATTTPIPPTAIADVPGPASVQTLTVSKGFGATKAFWQIYFNAAPVSQNRADYNNGVEMPLVAAIGAARVSLDIATFEWNNPALTQAVLDAHARGVAIRIVADNEHTIEDPDTTIDQLVDAGIPVVYDQKSALMHNKFMILDGSTVWTGSMNYTINDIYRNNNHLIALRSRRAAAAYLAEFDEMFVTREFSRTRSTVNDLSFNQDGTPVQIMFAPEGEIVSTLVDTLGTAQTSIKFMAFSFTLEEVADALLERAADNVTVEGVFELIGSDTSSSRLRVLKCAGLDARIDGNPYRLHHKVFIIDNQTVVFGSFNFSNSAADTNDENLLIISDPDLAAQFTAEYNRVKLRATAPQIACR, from the coding sequence ATGTCTCGAAAGACTCGTCAGCAAAAGTCGAGCGGTTCGCCCCTGCTCGCTGCCGTGACCGTTATTCTGTTGGCAGTTGCGGCAGTAATTTCCCAGCTAACCGGGGTCGACATCATCGGCACGCTCACCGGTGCAGCGACCACTACACCGATTCCACCGACGGCGATCGCTGATGTACCCGGTCCGGCGAGTGTACAAACCCTGACGGTCTCTAAGGGTTTTGGGGCGACCAAAGCCTTCTGGCAGATTTACTTCAACGCGGCGCCTGTTTCTCAAAACCGGGCAGACTATAACAACGGCGTCGAGATGCCGCTGGTTGCCGCTATCGGCGCCGCGCGTGTCTCGCTCGACATCGCGACCTTCGAATGGAATAACCCTGCCCTAACCCAGGCCGTACTGGACGCGCATGCCCGCGGCGTTGCCATCAGAATTGTGGCGGATAACGAACATACGATTGAGGATCCCGACACCACCATTGATCAGCTTGTCGACGCGGGCATTCCCGTCGTCTACGACCAGAAATCCGCTCTCATGCACAACAAGTTCATGATTCTCGACGGATCGACGGTCTGGACAGGCTCGATGAACTACACGATCAACGATATTTACCGCAACAACAACCATCTGATCGCCCTGCGTTCACGCCGGGCAGCAGCGGCCTATTTAGCGGAATTCGATGAGATGTTTGTCACGCGAGAGTTCAGCCGCACACGTTCCACCGTCAACGACCTGAGCTTCAATCAGGACGGCACGCCGGTGCAGATCATGTTTGCCCCGGAAGGCGAGATCGTGTCCACCCTCGTCGATACACTAGGGACCGCTCAGACCTCCATCAAGTTCATGGCGTTTTCATTCACCCTCGAAGAAGTAGCGGACGCACTGCTCGAACGCGCCGCCGATAACGTGACGGTCGAAGGAGTCTTCGAACTTATCGGATCGGATACCTCATCCTCACGACTGCGGGTGCTCAAGTGCGCAGGACTGGATGCGCGCATTGACGGCAACCCCTACCGTCTGCATCATAAGGTCTTCATCATTGATAATCAGACGGTCGTATTCGGATCGTTCAATTTCTCCAACAGCGCCGCGGACACCAACGACGAGAACCTGCTCATCATCTCCGACCCGGATTTGGCCGCCCAGTTTACGGCGGAGTATAACCGCGTCAAGCTGCGCGCGACCGCCCCGCAGATCGCCTGTCGCTAA
- a CDS encoding DUF4230 domain-containing protein — MGGCRKTVMRALAIFLIFVFGIFLVRFGVLDFLLGRQGPPVINLTTVLERIQLVSELTTVRYTYSNIITSERDLPPLLEGLYRDKLVLVAVGYVTAGIDLSKLSADNVEFDGDTIRVTLPAPELFDCFFSEPDSYVASRETGFFAAPSPDLDLQARRFAIRHFRDAALEKGILTEAAGQAETTMASLLGAFYPTATVVVTVSELGDELNSPATCGG; from the coding sequence TTGGGCGGTTGTCGCAAAACGGTGATGCGCGCGCTGGCGATATTCCTGATTTTCGTGTTCGGGATCTTTCTCGTCCGCTTTGGTGTGCTGGATTTCCTGCTGGGCCGCCAGGGGCCGCCGGTCATCAACCTGACTACGGTTCTCGAACGTATTCAGCTCGTTTCCGAGCTCACGACCGTTCGGTACACCTACTCCAATATCATCACCTCCGAGCGGGATCTTCCGCCGCTCCTGGAGGGACTGTATCGGGATAAGCTGGTCCTTGTCGCGGTCGGCTATGTGACTGCCGGTATCGACCTCAGTAAACTCAGCGCAGACAATGTCGAGTTTGACGGGGACACCATCCGCGTGACGCTTCCCGCCCCGGAACTGTTCGATTGCTTCTTCAGCGAACCCGACTCGTATGTCGCCTCGCGGGAGACAGGCTTCTTCGCCGCCCCATCGCCCGACCTTGACCTGCAGGCCAGACGTTTTGCGATCCGCCACTTCCGTGACGCCGCCCTGGAGAAAGGCATCCTCACTGAGGCCGCCGGGCAGGCTGAAACGACCATGGCCAGTCTGTTGGGTGCCTTCTATCCGACGGCGACGGTGGTAGTGACTGTCAGCGAACTCGGCGATGAATTGAATTCGCCTGCTACCTGTGGAGGGTGA
- the fabD gene encoding ACP S-malonyltransferase, producing MTNWSTSALVFPGQGSQVVGMGADIAAAFPVAAQTFAEAGEILGFDLAQLCFTGPEAELNDTINTQPALYVMGVALLRVLQAERPDAVPALVAGHSLGELTALTAAGSLAFQDGVRLVRTRGLLMSEAGRRNPGAMAALLGLDAGKAREVCKQASLETGRSLVLANDNCPGQLVISGEDPALDLGMELAKAAGAKRAIKLAVSIAAHSPLMASASAEFRQAVAATPIKLPAIPIIGNVSASRLESAEAIRTELDQQLTQSVRWTESIQAIRDAGVTHFFELGSKDVLSGLIKRIDREAVATSIDSLDALRALIDGTGAWNNRKGLSSQ from the coding sequence ATGACGAACTGGTCAACCAGCGCGCTGGTGTTTCCGGGTCAGGGATCGCAGGTCGTCGGAATGGGTGCTGACATCGCGGCAGCCTTCCCGGTCGCCGCGCAGACGTTTGCCGAAGCCGGCGAAATTCTCGGCTTTGATCTGGCACAGTTGTGTTTTACAGGACCGGAAGCCGAACTCAACGACACGATTAATACCCAGCCCGCCTTGTATGTCATGGGGGTCGCCCTTCTCCGCGTCCTGCAGGCAGAACGTCCGGACGCTGTCCCTGCGCTGGTTGCGGGACACAGCCTCGGCGAACTCACTGCCCTGACAGCCGCGGGTTCGCTCGCCTTTCAGGATGGCGTGCGGCTGGTTCGCACCCGCGGCCTGCTTATGTCCGAAGCCGGACGACGCAATCCCGGCGCAATGGCCGCCCTGCTTGGCCTGGATGCCGGCAAAGCCCGCGAGGTATGCAAACAAGCATCCCTGGAAACCGGCAGATCGCTGGTCCTCGCCAACGATAACTGCCCCGGCCAGCTTGTCATCTCCGGCGAAGATCCTGCCCTTGATCTGGGCATGGAGCTGGCAAAAGCCGCTGGCGCCAAACGCGCGATAAAGCTGGCGGTCAGTATCGCAGCGCACTCCCCCCTGATGGCCTCCGCATCCGCCGAGTTCAGGCAGGCGGTGGCCGCGACGCCGATAAAACTACCGGCCATCCCGATTATCGGCAATGTGAGCGCGTCGCGACTTGAGTCTGCTGAAGCCATACGCACCGAGCTTGATCAGCAGTTAACGCAGTCTGTCCGCTGGACCGAGTCGATCCAAGCGATTCGCGATGCCGGTGTCACCCACTTCTTCGAGCTGGGTTCCAAAGATGTCCTCAGTGGACTGATTAAGCGTATTGACCGTGAAGCCGTTGCGACTTCTATAGATAGTCTGGATGCCCTTCGGGCACTGATCGATGGAACCGGCGCCTGGAATAATCGAAAGGGACTATCCTCACAGTAG
- a CDS encoding polyisoprenoid-binding protein: MAIWQFDPTHTTAAFNARHMMITNVRGQFQNVTGTLSYDAANPAASTVEAKIEVKSMASTGVVQRDQHLLSPDFLDAEQFPVITFKSTKTEVNSNGLEGKVHGNLTIKNVTLPVTLTVEKIGENKNPWGQTVIGFSAHTKINREDFGLTWNMALEAGGWLVGKEIKIELDVEAALVVEPVTEAAAAN; this comes from the coding sequence ATGGCCATCTGGCAATTCGACCCCACCCATACCACCGCCGCGTTCAATGCGCGCCACATGATGATCACCAACGTCCGCGGTCAGTTCCAGAACGTAACCGGTACACTGAGCTACGATGCCGCGAACCCCGCCGCTTCGACGGTCGAAGCGAAGATCGAAGTCAAGTCAATGGCGTCCACCGGCGTCGTTCAGCGCGACCAGCACTTGCTCAGCCCGGATTTTCTGGATGCCGAACAGTTCCCGGTCATCACGTTCAAGAGCACGAAGACCGAAGTCAACTCGAACGGTCTTGAGGGAAAAGTCCACGGCAACCTGACGATCAAGAACGTCACGCTCCCGGTGACGCTGACCGTCGAGAAGATCGGCGAGAACAAGAACCCGTGGGGCCAGACCGTAATTGGCTTCAGCGCGCACACCAAGATCAACCGTGAAGACTTTGGTCTCACCTGGAATATGGCGCTTGAGGCCGGCGGTTGGCTGGTCGGCAAAGAGATCAAGATCGAACTCGACGTGGAAGCGGCGCTGGTCGTGGAGCCCGTCACCGAAGCAGCGGCCGCCAACTAG
- a CDS encoding helix-turn-helix transcriptional regulator, with protein MAVAFDFQERRLRSDSVRNHELILCTARRLFDSQGVGNVTMSAVAEAAEIGKGTLYRHFPDKSELLFALIEHEAEALRTEVLARCTASETPRDTLHWFAEQALGYALRNNSLLCEATNHSQSAGLSHPTRAWWRDILTGLFRDGGVKCEPSYAADTVYMMLDAQTLYFQQVSLGYDVLRLSTNLHALIDSLLQQ; from the coding sequence ATGGCGGTCGCATTTGATTTCCAGGAGCGCAGATTGCGCTCCGATTCGGTTCGCAACCACGAGTTGATCCTGTGTACTGCTCGCCGCCTATTCGATTCACAGGGCGTCGGTAACGTGACGATGTCCGCCGTGGCCGAAGCCGCTGAAATTGGCAAAGGCACGCTGTACCGGCACTTTCCGGATAAGTCTGAACTCCTGTTTGCGCTGATCGAACACGAGGCAGAGGCGTTGCGGACGGAAGTCCTGGCCCGCTGCACGGCTTCCGAGACGCCGCGGGATACTTTGCATTGGTTCGCCGAACAGGCGCTTGGCTATGCGCTGCGAAACAACAGTCTGCTATGCGAAGCTACAAATCACTCGCAGAGCGCCGGACTCAGCCACCCCACGCGTGCGTGGTGGCGAGACATCCTGACCGGTTTGTTCCGCGATGGCGGCGTTAAGTGCGAGCCTTCGTATGCCGCAGATACGGTCTATATGATGCTGGACGCGCAGACGCTGTATTTCCAGCAGGTCTCGCTCGGCTACGATGTGCTGCGCCTGAGCACAAACCTCCACGCCTTGATCGACAGCCTTCTGCAGCAGTAG
- a CDS encoding CpsD/CapB family tyrosine-protein kinase, with amino-acid sequence MAAPSLVTINDPRSPAAEAYRTLRANLMNYNALKPVTAFLVTSSANADEKSQAAANLAAVYALAGHKTILVDADLRRPSQHEIWNIPNGRGLADLLTDDRLLAEPPLIASSVDNLILLTSGATNGSPSDLFASPKLNDVIGLLRARAHYVIFDAPPVLAASDSALLGSKLDGVVLVVKAGATRRDHTAKAREALERVHVNLLGAVLTHAPRERFSDYR; translated from the coding sequence ATGGCCGCACCGAGTTTAGTCACCATAAACGATCCGCGCTCACCGGCCGCCGAGGCCTATCGGACGCTGCGCGCCAACCTGATGAACTACAATGCGCTTAAGCCGGTGACCGCTTTTCTGGTCACGTCCAGCGCGAACGCCGACGAAAAAAGCCAGGCCGCCGCCAACCTGGCCGCCGTTTATGCTTTGGCCGGCCACAAGACCATTCTGGTCGATGCAGACCTTCGCAGGCCCTCGCAGCACGAAATCTGGAACATTCCGAATGGCCGCGGTCTGGCCGACCTCCTGACTGATGATCGTCTGCTGGCTGAGCCGCCGCTCATAGCATCCTCCGTCGACAACCTCATACTCCTGACCAGCGGCGCCACGAACGGAAGCCCTTCCGACCTGTTCGCCAGCCCGAAACTGAACGATGTAATCGGCCTGTTGCGCGCCCGTGCCCATTATGTGATCTTTGACGCGCCGCCGGTGCTGGCAGCCAGTGACTCCGCGCTGCTCGGCTCGAAACTCGACGGTGTGGTTCTGGTCGTCAAAGCTGGCGCGACCCGCCGCGATCACACAGCCAAGGCACGCGAAGCGCTGGAGCGCGTGCACGTCAATCTCCTCGGCGCCGTCCTCACCCATGCGCCGCGTGAGCGTTTCAGCGACTATCGGTAA
- a CDS encoding glucose-1-phosphate thymidylyltransferase: MKGLILSGGKGTRLYPLTYTLAKQLVPLANKPVLVRVIETIRDAGVTDIGIVVGDPTAAEIIQRIGDGSDFGVKITFIKQPSPDGLAHAVKISQDFIGDDRFVMFLGDNCLEGGIGDLIRDFATNTWNSQIVLKEVPDPRSYGVADLRPDGSIRQLIEKPQNPPSNLALVGIYMFDHNIFTAVNAIQPSKRGEYEITDAIQWLIDNSFRVYPHVHQGWYFDTGKPIDMLDANAAVLEELVPGIAPDAVVENSEVDPRVTVQSGAQIINSIIRGPAIIGEHTVIRDSYIGPFTSIYHHVTVTNCEIERSIVLEETTISDLPARLQDSLIGRKVTLTRNATKPHALKMNLGDNSVVRVE; the protein is encoded by the coding sequence ATGAAAGGCCTGATCCTGAGCGGGGGCAAAGGCACTCGCTTATACCCACTCACCTATACCCTCGCCAAGCAGTTGGTGCCGCTCGCCAACAAGCCCGTCCTGGTACGGGTGATCGAGACGATCCGCGACGCGGGTGTCACCGATATTGGCATCGTCGTAGGCGATCCCACCGCTGCGGAGATCATTCAGCGCATCGGTGACGGTTCCGACTTTGGCGTAAAAATCACGTTCATCAAGCAGCCCAGCCCCGATGGCCTGGCCCATGCCGTGAAAATCTCGCAGGACTTCATTGGCGACGACCGCTTCGTCATGTTCTTAGGCGACAATTGTCTGGAAGGCGGCATTGGCGACCTTATCCGCGATTTTGCCACCAACACCTGGAACAGTCAGATCGTATTAAAGGAAGTCCCGGACCCGCGCAGCTATGGCGTCGCCGATTTGCGGCCGGACGGCAGTATTCGCCAGTTGATCGAGAAACCGCAAAACCCGCCCAGCAACCTCGCCCTGGTCGGGATCTACATGTTCGACCACAACATCTTCACGGCCGTAAATGCCATCCAGCCGTCAAAACGTGGGGAGTATGAAATCACCGACGCCATCCAGTGGCTGATCGACAACAGCTTCCGCGTCTACCCTCACGTCCACCAGGGCTGGTATTTCGATACCGGCAAGCCGATCGATATGCTCGACGCCAATGCCGCCGTACTCGAAGAACTCGTTCCGGGCATCGCGCCCGATGCCGTCGTCGAAAACAGCGAAGTTGATCCGCGCGTCACGGTTCAGTCTGGCGCACAGATAATCAACAGCATCATCCGCGGGCCGGCCATCATTGGCGAACACACGGTGATCCGCGATAGTTATATCGGCCCGTTTACCAGCATCTACCACCACGTAACGGTCACCAACTGCGAAATCGAGCGCAGTATCGTGCTGGAAGAAACCACAATCTCCGATCTTCCGGCGCGCCTTCAAGACAGCCTGATTGGCCGGAAGGTCACGCTCACCCGCAACGCTACAAAACCCCATGCCCTGAAGATGAACCTCGGCGACAATTCTGTCGTCAGGGTGGAATAG
- a CDS encoding HAD family hydrolase — translation MPKHPEIKVIVTDVDGTLLNSKHKLSEKTADTLRKAIAQGIQVILATGKTRYSAGDIYKKLGVETPGVFVQGLVLNYPGGTEKHLGTLGADLLRRVITFAEDRGFQIIAYSGSRVIARRQTAETITLTESYDEPRPEIVGPLQNIVDTIPLNKLMFCGASAVQITHLRWQLGHMIGGGARMTQALPEALEMLPNGASKASALKVLFKELNIDPAHVLAIGDGENDLEMIQMAGWGVSMGNGNAKLKAVANAVVGTNDDDGVAEAVTKFVLKSEAAGEMIGEAKGG, via the coding sequence ATGCCAAAGCACCCCGAAATCAAGGTCATCGTCACCGATGTTGACGGAACCCTTCTCAACTCCAAACACAAGCTCAGCGAAAAGACAGCGGACACGCTCCGGAAAGCAATCGCCCAGGGCATCCAGGTCATCCTGGCCACCGGCAAAACCCGTTATTCGGCGGGCGATATCTACAAGAAGCTGGGCGTAGAGACTCCGGGCGTTTTCGTTCAGGGCCTGGTCCTCAACTACCCGGGTGGCACGGAAAAACACCTCGGTACCCTCGGTGCGGACTTGCTGCGCCGTGTCATCACCTTTGCCGAGGATCGCGGGTTCCAGATCATCGCTTACAGCGGAAGCCGCGTTATCGCACGCCGGCAGACCGCCGAAACCATTACCCTTACAGAGAGCTACGACGAACCCCGGCCAGAGATCGTAGGGCCGCTCCAGAACATCGTCGATACGATCCCCCTCAATAAACTGATGTTTTGCGGCGCATCTGCCGTTCAGATCACCCATCTGCGCTGGCAGTTGGGCCACATGATCGGCGGCGGCGCCCGGATGACACAGGCGCTCCCCGAGGCGCTCGAAATGCTGCCCAACGGGGCGTCCAAGGCCTCGGCCTTGAAGGTGCTGTTCAAGGAACTGAACATCGACCCCGCCCATGTTCTGGCCATCGGTGACGGCGAGAACGATCTCGAAATGATTCAGATGGCGGGTTGGGGTGTCTCGATGGGCAACGGCAACGCCAAGCTCAAGGCCGTCGCCAACGCGGTGGTAGGGACCAACGACGATGATGGCGTCGCAGAAGCTGTGACAAAATTCGTGCTCAAATCCGAGGCGGCGGGCGAAATGATCGGCGAGGCGAAAGGCGGATAG
- the rfbB gene encoding dTDP-glucose 4,6-dehydratase, with product MKHILVTGAAGFIGSAFARYMVEKYPHYRIVVLDKLTYAGNLDNLLPIDDEENYRFERADIADRVNVRRILEHYEIDTIVNFAAESHVDRSILSPDAFVHTDVVGVYILLDEGKKHGIGRFLQVSTDEVYGDIDEGLSREDDRFLPNSPYAASKAGGELMVRAYHITHGMDTVVTRGSNTFGPYQYPEKLLPLFITEAIDDKPLPVYGDGRQMRDWLYVEDHVTGIDVALHHGLSGESYNIAGENTQHNIDVIHGMLAALGKPQDLIRHVPDREGHDRRYAMDASKLRDLGWQRQWAWPEALNATVDWYVRNEWWWRKIKTGEYLDYYKQQYAARLANAVKSE from the coding sequence ATGAAGCACATTCTTGTCACCGGCGCAGCCGGCTTTATCGGCAGCGCATTTGCCCGCTACATGGTCGAGAAGTACCCGCATTACCGCATCGTCGTTCTGGATAAGCTGACCTACGCGGGAAATCTCGACAACCTGTTGCCGATTGACGACGAAGAGAATTACCGCTTCGAACGGGCCGATATCGCCGACCGCGTCAACGTGCGCCGGATTCTGGAACACTACGAGATCGACACCATCGTCAATTTCGCCGCCGAGAGCCACGTCGACCGCAGCATCCTCTCCCCCGATGCCTTTGTGCATACCGATGTGGTAGGTGTCTACATCCTCCTCGACGAGGGGAAAAAGCACGGCATCGGCCGGTTCCTTCAGGTCAGCACCGACGAAGTATACGGTGATATTGATGAAGGCCTGTCGCGCGAGGACGATCGCTTTCTGCCCAACAGCCCCTACGCAGCCAGTAAGGCTGGCGGCGAGCTGATGGTGCGGGCCTATCACATCACCCACGGCATGGACACCGTCGTCACCCGCGGCAGCAACACCTTCGGGCCGTATCAGTATCCGGAGAAACTGCTTCCGCTGTTTATCACCGAAGCCATCGACGACAAGCCACTCCCCGTCTATGGCGACGGTCGGCAGATGCGCGATTGGCTGTATGTCGAGGACCATGTTACCGGCATCGACGTTGCGCTCCATCATGGCCTCAGCGGCGAGTCCTACAACATCGCTGGTGAAAACACCCAGCACAACATCGATGTTATCCACGGTATGCTCGCCGCACTGGGCAAACCACAGGATCTGATCCGCCATGTCCCCGACCGCGAAGGCCACGACCGCCGTTATGCGATGGACGCCAGCAAACTGCGCGATCTGGGCTGGCAGCGCCAGTGGGCTTGGCCTGAAGCGCTGAATGCCACCGTCGATTGGTATGTCAGGAACGAGTGGTGGTGGCGCAAGATCAAAACCGGCGAGTATCTGGACTACTATAAGCAGCAGTATGCAGCTCGGCTGGCAAACGCCGTAAAATCCGAGTAG
- a CDS encoding DUF554 domain-containing protein — protein sequence MGGTLLNAIAVLIGSLLGMLVGDRLPARVRETIVFGLGLVTLTVGIGNAQSSGNIVIPLLSIAFGGLIGETIRIELALNRLGGWLQAKLARATQDSAPDSVDTPGEMDVRTRFITGFVTASLLFCVGPLTILGSIQDGMGLQIGYQQLVIKSVLDAFAALAFAASFGVGVVFTVLTIIVVQGGLALLGMLAGQFMTPPMVAEMTATGGMILIGLALILMDVKRPRVANLLPGLLLAPIIVVVGTALGIDLYPFS from the coding sequence ATGGGCGGAACCCTGTTGAATGCCATTGCCGTGTTGATCGGCAGCCTTCTGGGGATGCTCGTCGGTGATCGTCTGCCGGCGCGCGTCCGTGAAACTATCGTCTTTGGGCTGGGTCTGGTCACTTTGACCGTCGGTATTGGCAATGCCCAGTCGAGCGGAAATATCGTCATCCCACTGCTGAGCATCGCCTTTGGCGGCCTGATCGGCGAAACAATCCGGATCGAACTGGCGCTCAACCGTCTCGGCGGCTGGCTTCAGGCCAAGCTGGCGCGCGCGACCCAAGACTCGGCACCCGACTCCGTGGACACTCCCGGTGAGATGGACGTGCGTACGCGGTTCATCACCGGCTTCGTCACCGCCAGTCTGCTCTTCTGCGTCGGACCGTTGACGATTTTGGGTTCCATTCAGGACGGCATGGGCCTGCAAATCGGTTATCAGCAGTTGGTCATCAAGAGCGTGCTGGACGCCTTTGCCGCGCTGGCGTTTGCCGCAAGCTTTGGCGTAGGGGTGGTCTTCACTGTCCTGACGATCATCGTCGTACAGGGCGGGCTGGCTCTCCTCGGTATGCTGGCCGGCCAGTTCATGACGCCGCCCATGGTCGCCGAGATGACCGCCACGGGTGGCATGATTCTGATCGGGTTAGCCCTGATCCTCATGGACGTTAAGCGCCCACGCGTCGCCAACCTCTTGCCCGGCTTGCTTCTCGCCCCCATCATCGTTGTCGTCGGGACTGCGCTCGGCATCGACCTGTATCCGTTTAGCTAA
- a CDS encoding nucleotide sugar dehydrogenase: MSHKEKLLQRINSRDAVIGIVGLGYVGLPLAVEFAEAGFKVIGVDVTAEKVDALNRGHSYVGDISSERLAPLVKNGKFAAYTDYSVLKDADAVSICVPTPLRKTKDPDMSYVIIAVEGVAAVAHEGMLIVLESTTYPGTTVELVEPKLRDAGFVIGDDVFVAFSPERIDPSNPKYGVRNTPKVVGGVTPACTEVTMAVYGTAVDQVVSVSSPTAAEMVKLLENTFRAVNIGLVNEIALMCDKLGINVWEVIEAAKTKPFGFMPFYPGPGLGGHCIPIDPLYLSWKLKTLNYTARFIELASEINTSMPGYVVTKVADALNDEGKAVKRSRIVVLGVAYKRDVDDMRESPALDVLHLLIEKGANVVYHDPHVASLRLENGHKLESVAYSAQLLADADCVVIITDHTSIDWGHVTQSAKLIVDSRNATARFAGTARVVSL; the protein is encoded by the coding sequence ATGAGTCACAAGGAAAAGCTACTTCAACGCATCAACTCGCGCGATGCCGTGATTGGTATTGTCGGTCTCGGCTACGTGGGCCTGCCTCTGGCGGTCGAATTCGCTGAGGCTGGGTTCAAAGTAATCGGTGTCGATGTCACAGCTGAAAAGGTTGACGCCCTGAACCGCGGCCATAGTTACGTGGGCGACATCTCCAGCGAGCGTCTCGCCCCGCTCGTTAAGAACGGCAAATTCGCCGCTTATACGGATTACAGTGTCCTCAAGGATGCCGATGCCGTGAGCATCTGCGTCCCCACGCCCCTGCGTAAGACCAAAGATCCCGACATGTCCTACGTCATCATTGCCGTCGAAGGCGTCGCGGCGGTCGCGCACGAAGGCATGCTCATCGTTCTGGAAAGCACGACCTATCCCGGTACCACCGTAGAACTTGTCGAGCCCAAGCTGCGCGACGCGGGGTTCGTCATCGGCGACGACGTTTTCGTGGCCTTCTCCCCGGAGCGAATCGATCCGTCGAACCCCAAATATGGCGTGCGCAACACGCCTAAGGTCGTCGGCGGCGTCACGCCGGCCTGCACCGAAGTCACCATGGCTGTTTACGGCACCGCCGTCGATCAGGTCGTGAGTGTTTCGTCACCTACGGCCGCCGAGATGGTCAAGCTGCTCGAAAACACCTTCCGGGCCGTCAACATCGGTCTCGTCAACGAAATCGCCTTGATGTGCGACAAGTTGGGCATCAACGTCTGGGAAGTGATCGAAGCGGCCAAAACCAAACCGTTTGGCTTTATGCCGTTCTATCCGGGTCCCGGCCTGGGCGGTCACTGCATCCCCATTGACCCGCTTTACCTGAGCTGGAAACTCAAGACGCTGAACTACACGGCGCGCTTTATTGAGCTTGCCAGCGAAATCAATACCTCCATGCCTGGTTACGTTGTAACCAAAGTTGCCGATGCACTCAATGACGAAGGCAAAGCCGTAAAGAGGTCCAGGATTGTTGTATTGGGCGTCGCTTACAAGCGCGACGTGGACGATATGCGCGAAAGCCCTGCCCTGGATGTACTGCATCTGCTCATTGAGAAAGGCGCGAACGTGGTCTATCACGACCCGCATGTCGCAAGCCTGCGCCTCGAAAACGGTCACAAACTCGAGAGTGTCGCCTACAGCGCGCAGCTTCTGGCAGACGCGGACTGCGTCGTCATCATCACCGACCATACCAGCATCGATTGGGGCCATGTCACCCAGTCCGCGAAACTCATCGTCGACTCGCGGAACGCAACTGCCAGGTTCGCCGGGACTGCCCGCGTCGTTTCGCTCTAA